GGCCGGTGAGCTACACCTCGACGTCCGCACGCTGCGACGCCGCCTGGCCGCGGAGGGGACGTCGTTCCGGCAGGTGCTCGACGAGGTGCGGCATCACCGGGCACTGGAGCTGCTTGCGCAGGAGGTACCCGTGTCGGAGATCGCGCGCGAGCTCGGGTACTCCGAGACCGCGACCTTCACCCGGAGCTTCACCCGTCGGGAAGGCGTCCCGCCCAGTCGCCTGCGGGGGCGGTCGCAGTGACCGGTGACGTGAGTGCGGCGTACACGCGCCGTGCGCGGGAGTACATCGACCTCCTCGGTTCCCTCGCGACCGTCCACGCCTCGGACCTCGAACTCGTGACGCGGTGGGCGGACCAACTCGGCGGGCCGGTGATCGATGCCGGGTGCGGCCCCGGACACTGGACCGGTCACCTCGCGGCCCGGGGCGTCGATGTGCGTGGAGTCGACCGCGTCCCGGAGTTCGTGGACCATGCCCGACGTTCTCATCCCGGGTGCCGGTTCGATATCGGCGATCTCGACGAGCTCACCGGCCCGCCCGGCGGCGCCGCCGGGATCCTCGCCTGGTACTCGCTCATTCATCATGAGCCCTCCACCGTCCGGTGGACGCTCACGCGGTTCGCCCGCGTCCTGCGCCCCGGCGGTGGTCTGCTGCTCGGTTTCTTCCACGGAGCGGAGGTGGAGCGGTTCGCACACGCCGTGACCGATGCCTACCGATGGCCGATCGAGGCGCTGACCCACGAAGTGAGGATGGCAGACTTCGAGGTGATCGAGACCTACACGCGGACCGGGCCGGGGGCCAGACCCCACGGAGCGATCGTCGCCCGCCTGATGTCCGCCCACACCAGGAGGCCCGAGTGACCCTGTTCGAGACCCTCAAGGAACGCTGCCGCCCCGAATGGGAGGCGTACACGCGACACGAGTTCGTTGAGGAGCTCGGGCAGGGAACGCTGCCGCTACCGGTGTTCCGCGACTACCTCATCCAGGACTTCCACTTCCTCCTCCAGTTCGCCCGCGCCAACGCCCTGGCCGCGTTCAAGAGCCGCACCCTCGCCGACATCACCGCCGCCCATGAGGCGACCGGTGCGATCCTCGCCGAGACCCGGCTGCACCTGAGGTTGACCGAGCGTTGGGGCATCCCGCGGGCCGAGCTCGACACCGCCGCGGAGAAGCAGGCCACCGTGGCGTACACCCGCTACGTGCTGGACTGCGGGATGGTCGGCGACCTGCTGGACTTGCACGTGGCGCTGGCACCGTGCACGATCGGCTACGCCGAGATCGGGTCGCGGCTGCAGCCCAGGATCGGCGAGTACGGCGGTGCGGGTGAGGGCGGTGCGGGTGAGGGCGGTGCGGGTGAGCATCCGTACGGCGAATGGATCGCCGAGTACTCGGGGGAGGAGTTCACCGCCGCCTCCCGCGCCGCGATTGCGCAGCTCGACGAACTGGCCGCCGATGGGCTGACCGAGCGCAGGCTGGCGGAGCTCACCGAGGTGTTCCGCACCGCCACCCGCCTGGAGGCCGACTTCTGGCAGCAGGCCCTCGACAGCGCGGAGAGCCGCTGACCAGCGACTGACCGGCGACTGACCGGCGACTGACCGGTGACTGGCCGGCGGGCGAGCGGCCCCGAACCGTGCCCCTCAGGACCCCAACGACCCCAGCGATCCCATCGGCCCCGTCGGCAGCGGCAGGTCCACCGGCATCCCCGCGGGAGTGGTCCCCTTCTCCGCCATCTGGGCGAGGAGAACCGGCAGCATCTCGGCGAACATGTCGGCTCGGAACTGCAGGGGAGCGAAGGGGTTCGCGAGGTTGCGCAGTTCCAGGGGGTCCGCCGCCAGGTCGTACATCTCGAACACCGGGGGTTCGACCCACTGGGGGTCGAAGTACATCGTGAACTTGCGGGTGCGGTCCCGGACCGTGCGCAGATGGTTCGGCTGGGTGACCGAGGTCTGCCCGTCGGGTTGGCCGATGTTGTCGTCGTCGAAGACGTAGTGGATGACGTCCTGCACCTCTCGGGTCGGGGCCCCCGGGTTCTCGACGGCGTCGGAGATGATCGGCGACAGGTCGGTCCCGCGGAAGTCGAAACCGGCTCGCACCCCGGGCGCCACCTCGGCGATCGTCGCGAGGGTGGGCATGAGGTCCACGAGAGTCGACAGGGCATCGGTCGTCACCCCGGTCGGGAACAATCCGGGGTTACTGATGACCAGCGGCACCAGCATCGTCTCCTCGTAGGCGTTGAACACCTTCTGGCGCATCCCGCCGTGGGACATCGCCATCTCGCCGTGGTCGGAGACCCGGATGATGATCGTGTCCTGCCGTAGGTCGTTGCGCTCCACCGCGTCGATCACGGCGCCGATGTGCTGGTCCACGACCTGTTGCATGTAGGCGTAGAGGTTGGCGTAGTTGCGGGCCTTCTCCTCGCCCACCAGCGGTCCGAGCCCCAACTGGGAGGCCAGGTTGATCTGGGTCTGGGCGCGGGGCTTGTGGTTGAGCGCCAGCACCTCGGTGAACGTGGGCGGCAGGTCGATGCCCATCTGGAAACATCCCGGCGCCGCATCGAGGTAGTTGGTCCCGCCGTCCGGCATCTCCAGGTCCCAGGTCTGCGGATAGGCCAGGATGTCGTGCGGGTTAGCGAAGCTGGCGACCAGCGCGAACGGCCGATCCGGGTCGTTCGGCACCGAGTTCAGGAACTCCACGGCCTCGTCGGCGTAGCGCTGGTCGTTGTTCGCGGTTCCGCCACCGAAGTTCTCCGGCTTGATGTCCTGGCCGGCCTCCGGAGGGCTCCAGCCGTGGAAGCCGAAGCCCTCGACGTCGGCGGGCGTGGGGTCCAGGCCGTCGGCGCCCTTGCTCATGTGCCACTTCCCCCGGTAGTGCACGTCGTATCCGGCCGAGGCGAGCAGTCCGGCCATGTTGGGCGTGGTCGGGGACAACTGTGGCTCGGCATCCGACAGGCTCCCGCCCGACGTGAGGGTGCGGTAGACCCCGTGTTGGGCGGGGTAGATGCCGGTGAACATGGTGCTGCGGCCGGGCGAGCACATGGTGGAGTTGCAGGCGTTGACGTTGAACGACAGTCCGGTGTCGATCAGTCGCTGGCGCTGCGGCAGGTTCTGCGCGGCCCACCCCTCCGGCCAGAACATCGGCCGCCGTTCCTGATCGGTCATGATGATGACGATGTTGGGGCGCCTGCGGATCCGGCCCTCCCCGATGGCGGCGCCGGCGGCGGGCGTGGTGCCCGGCAGCGCGGAGGATCCGAACGCGGCACCCGCGGCACCCGCGGCGAGGAGGAGCCCGGTGCCGCCGAGGAACGTGCGGCGGGGGATCGACGTGGCGGGGGGAAGGGGAGAAGTCGAATGGGACGACGACGAGGTGGGCGATTGTGACATGGGGAACCCCTGGTTGCTCTGGCCACACCTGACGGGGACGGAGGTGGCGATCAGGGAAAGCGGTCCCCGGGTGGACAGGGTGGTACCGGTGGCGTCGGATCGCGGCAGGACCGCGACGGCTGGGTGCTCTTACCGCCCGCTGTAGTGAAGGTTTCCTGAGAGTATCGGCTCGCCCGCCTCCACAGGGTCGATCGATCGGGTCACGTCGACGCCGAGGTCACCACGGAGGCCCGCACGACGGCGGCCGCGTGTCGGTCTCCGCCACCGGTCGTGGCCCGGGCTCAACCTGAGTACGCTCAGCTCACCCTGAACCGAACTAGTGAAAGGACTAAAAATGATCATTCTTGGCGCAATTCTGTTGATCCTCGGATTCATCCTGGACATCCCGATCCTCTGGACGATCGGTCTCGTGCTCGTGGCGATCGGCGTCATCCTCGTCATCCTCGGCGCAGCAGGCCGCGCGGTCGGTGGACGCAAACACTGGTTCTGAGTGGTAGGTCTGCTTCTCATCTCTCGTGAGCGCAGCGCTACCGCGCAGCACCTCCGGGTCCGGACCCGTCGACAAGAACGTTCCGCACACATCGCGCGAGTGATGGGTGTCGGAACGTTCTTCTCGTTGACGGCCGAGTGGGGCCCGCGATGAACCCTTCAGGTCAGACCCGGCCGGATGTGGGTCCTCCGGAGGAGAGGGAGACCTCGTCGTCGTCCCCGTCAGATCGGGTTTCTCCAGCTCCACCCTCAGCATCGGCCACCGGCACGGCCTTGCCGTCGTCCCACACGGCCTCGCCGCGGGCGACCATTCCGGCCTCGTCGCTGAGTGTGACCTGGGGCAGGAAGAACGACAGCAGCAGGGCCAGGCCGAGCACCGGCACGATGAACCAGAGCGCGGGGGCCAGGGCGCTCGCGTAGGAGTCGACGATGCCCTGGTGGAGCGGTTCGGGCAG
This Dietzia psychralcaliphila DNA region includes the following protein-coding sequences:
- a CDS encoding class I SAM-dependent methyltransferase; protein product: MTGDVSAAYTRRAREYIDLLGSLATVHASDLELVTRWADQLGGPVIDAGCGPGHWTGHLAARGVDVRGVDRVPEFVDHARRSHPGCRFDIGDLDELTGPPGGAAGILAWYSLIHHEPSTVRWTLTRFARVLRPGGGLLLGFFHGAEVERFAHAVTDAYRWPIEALTHEVRMADFEVIETYTRTGPGARPHGAIVARLMSAHTRRPE
- a CDS encoding TenA family protein codes for the protein MTLFETLKERCRPEWEAYTRHEFVEELGQGTLPLPVFRDYLIQDFHFLLQFARANALAAFKSRTLADITAAHEATGAILAETRLHLRLTERWGIPRAELDTAAEKQATVAYTRYVLDCGMVGDLLDLHVALAPCTIGYAEIGSRLQPRIGEYGGAGEGGAGEGGAGEHPYGEWIAEYSGEEFTAASRAAIAQLDELAADGLTERRLAELTEVFRTATRLEADFWQQALDSAESR
- a CDS encoding sulfatase-like hydrolase/transferase, encoding MSQSPTSSSSHSTSPLPPATSIPRRTFLGGTGLLLAAGAAGAAFGSSALPGTTPAAGAAIGEGRIRRRPNIVIIMTDQERRPMFWPEGWAAQNLPQRQRLIDTGLSFNVNACNSTMCSPGRSTMFTGIYPAQHGVYRTLTSGGSLSDAEPQLSPTTPNMAGLLASAGYDVHYRGKWHMSKGADGLDPTPADVEGFGFHGWSPPEAGQDIKPENFGGGTANNDQRYADEAVEFLNSVPNDPDRPFALVASFANPHDILAYPQTWDLEMPDGGTNYLDAAPGCFQMGIDLPPTFTEVLALNHKPRAQTQINLASQLGLGPLVGEEKARNYANLYAYMQQVVDQHIGAVIDAVERNDLRQDTIIIRVSDHGEMAMSHGGMRQKVFNAYEETMLVPLVISNPGLFPTGVTTDALSTLVDLMPTLATIAEVAPGVRAGFDFRGTDLSPIISDAVENPGAPTREVQDVIHYVFDDDNIGQPDGQTSVTQPNHLRTVRDRTRKFTMYFDPQWVEPPVFEMYDLAADPLELRNLANPFAPLQFRADMFAEMLPVLLAQMAEKGTTPAGMPVDLPLPTGPMGSLGSLGS
- a CDS encoding DUF6131 family protein translates to MIILGAILLILGFILDIPILWTIGLVLVAIGVILVILGAAGRAVGGRKHWF